The Caldilineales bacterium sequence ATCTACGACTATTCTAATCCCATCTGTGTTTCTCCCATTTGTGTCATTTCTCATTACTATAATCATATCTTTGTATCTACGACTATTCTAATCCCATCTGTGTTTCTCCCATTTGTGTCATTTCTCATTACTATAATCATATCTTTGTATCTACGACTATTCTAATCCCATCTGTGTTTCTCCCATTTGTGTCATTTCTCACCGCCATAATCGTCTATTTGTATTTCTAACTATTCTAATCCCATCTGTGTCATTTCGGTACTACCATGATCGCCATCATCGACAACTACGATTCGTTTACCTACAATCTGGTGCAGTATCTGGGTGAGCTGGGCGCAGAACTACGCGTTTGGCGGAACGACCAGGTGACGCCGGACGAGATCGCCGCCCTGAACCCCACCCACATCGTCATCTCGCCCGGCCCCGGCACACCTGGCAACGATAGCGGCGTCAGCAACGACATCATCCGCGCCTTCTACCAGAGCACGCCCCTCCTCGGCGTCTGCCTGGGCCACCAGTGTATGGGCCATGTCTTCGGCGGCGTCGTCGCCCGCGCCCCCCGGCTGATGCACGGCAAAGTCAGCCCGGTCTATCATACCGACGACGCCCTCTTCGACGGCCTCCCCAGCCCCTTCTCGGCCACGCGCTACCACAGCCTCATCGTCCAGGAGCCGCTCCCTGCCGACTTCATCCTCACCGCCTTCACCGCCGAAGGCGAAGTGATGGGCATGAAACACCGCCGCTATCCCTGCTACGGCGTCCAATTCCACCCCGAAAGCATCCTCACCGAGGGCGGCAAGCGCATGCTGGCCAACTTCTTGCAGATCCAGAAGCCGCAGGCGCGCGACTGAGCACCCGCCCCACCTACGCCCCCGACACGGCCACCTCCTCCCCCGCCTCGCCGCCTTCGTCTGCCGCCGCCACACCGCGGCCACCCCAGGCCCGGATCACCAACGCCGCCGGCAGCGCCAGCAGCGAAACGACCAGGAAGCTGAGCAGGAAGATCACGGCTACCCCTGCCGCCTGGGCGAGCAACTGGCCCGGCCAATCGGCAGCCAGCCCGGACGCCGCCAGTAGCCCGGTCACACCCTGGCCTGCGGCGCCCAGATACTCCTCGATACCAACGCCGTTGTAGCCCGCGCCGGCCGTGCCATCGGCGAAAATTCCTACCGCCAGCAGCCCGGCCAGCGCCGGCAGCCCGAACGTGGCCAGCACCCCGCCCCGGTCTTGTAGCCGCAGGCGATGGTCGATCAGCCAGCCCGCCAGCAGCATCAGCAGCCCGGCCACGGCCCCCACCAGCAGGGCGGCAGAGGGCGAGAGGAACGGCGCCGCCGCCAACCCCGCCACCCAACCGGCTGCCGCTCCCCGCGCTCCTTGCAGCGCATCGGCGCCAGCGGCCACGAACCAGGTATAGAACAAAGGCAGGGCTGCCCCGCCCGCCGCCGCCAGCAAGGCATTGGCCACCACCCGCACCGCCGATAGGTGCTCCCAATCGGTCAGCGGCCAGGCCAGCAGCCAGCCGGTCGAGCCAACCAGAAGCAGGCCGGCTCCCACCACGGCCAGCAGGGGCAGGTGGACGGGCGGCAATTCCGCCGGGCGGTCGGGCTTGGGCAGACGTTCGAGGAAAACGAGGATGCCCGCGAGCGCGACGCCGCCGGCCATCAAGAACAGCGAGGCGCCGCCGAAATCCACATACCCATGCCCGGCGCCGATATTGAAGCCTAACCGAGCCAACCAGCCCCCACCCTGCACCCAATTTCCGATCAGAGGATAGCCGATCATGGCCGCCAGCAGCCCGAATAAGGCCGTCACCAGGGCCGGCGCGCGGCCGCGCAGGGCCAGCATGGGCAACAGAGCGGCCGTCGTCGCCCAGGGCAGCGTGCTGATCAAGAGCAAATACGTCAACGAGTTCTGCACCGACATGCCAAACCCGGCCCATCCCGCCATCCCCCAGTCGGCGCCCCAGTCGGCGCTGATCGGCGACCATTCCCACACCAGCCCGGCCAGGTCAGGATGATCGACCACCAGCCCGGCGCCGCCGTAGTGCAGGCCAAAGCCCACGAGCACATAGCCGATCACGGCCAGGGCGAAGGCGGCCAGTGGGGTCAGGGCCGTCTGTCTGGCCTCCGACTCCGGCAGCCCGGCGGAAGCGACCAGGGCCACGGCCAGGGGGATGAGGAAGGCCAGGGCCGCCGCCAGGAGGGGCCAGATCGGGGTCAGGTTGGTTTCGCTCATAGCGCGGCGATGATACCAGATGCCTGAGACCGCAGCAAACGCCCCGCCGTTGTTGATCGACGCCATGCTCGGCTCATTGGCCCGCCGTTTGCGCTGGCTGGGCTACGATGCCGACTACCGCCGCGACCTGGCCGACGCCGAAATGATGCGCATTGCCCGGCAGGAAGGGCGGGTGCTGGTCACGCGCGACCGCGAGTTGGCCGGCCAGCGGGGATGGGCCGGCAGCCGGGGAAGCCTCTATCTGGCCGGCGACACGCTCGACGAGCAGGTGAAGACCATCCTCGCCGCGCTCGGCCCACCGCCTGGCCCCAGCCGTTGCACGGTCTGCAACGGCGCCCTGCTGCGGCTCGACCCGGCCCAGGCGGCGCCGCTGGTCCCGCCCTATGTGGCTGCCACGCAGACCGAGTTCGCCCGTTGCCAGCGGTGCGGGCGCGTCTACTGGCCGGGCACACATTGGCCAGGGCTGCAGGCCTGGCGGGAGGATGCAGCCACCGCCAGCACTTCCAGCCTGGAGTCTGAGGAAGGTGAGGAGGTGTAGACCACCGCCTCTCGTTTGGCCGGGTCGTGCGACCGCTGCATTGGTGTGGGTGTTTGTGGGGGGCGGCGTTCGCTGTTTCCAGCCGCCCTGTGCGGGAGCGGCTGGAAATTTATGATTCTTCACGATCATGCGGTAAGGTGCTGGCAATCTAGCCGCTTGCTCTGGCCGCTTGCTCTGGCCGCTTGCTCTGGCCGCTTGCTCTGGCCGCTTGCTCTGGCCGCTTGCTCTGGCCGCTCGCTCTGGCCGCTCGCTCTGGCCGCTCGCTCTGGCCGCTCACTTACGCTTGCGGTTCTGTGTACTTGCGGTTCTGTGTACTTGCGGTTCTGTGGGTTGGCGGTACGGTAGCAGGCATCACGCATCACACATGACCCGCCGCATGACCCGCCGTCTTCCTCCCCTCCTTCTCTTCCTCCTCGGCCTGGCGCTGTATGTGGCCACCCTCGCGCCCACCGTCGTCACCCTCTTCGACGACTCGCTGGAGTTCCAGCTTGTTCTGCCCACCTTCGCCATCGCCCACCCCACCGGCTACCCGCTCTACACCCTTCTGGGCTGGCTGACCACCCGGCTGATCCCCATCGGCGACGCCGCCTGGCGCGCCAACTTCTTCTCGGCCCTGGCTGCCAGCGTCGCCGTCGCCCTCCTCTATCCGGTGGCCCGGCGGCTGGGCAGCGGCGTCATGCCAGCCATCGTCGCCGCCCTGCTGCTGGCGGTCAGCCCGGTCTGGTGGAGCCAGGCCACTATCGCCGAAGTCTACACCTTCCAGGGCTTGCTCACGGTGTTCGTCCTCTTTGCCCTGCTGCGCTGGGACGAAGCCCGCGGCCCGGAGCGCGACCGTCGCCTCATCCTGGTCGCTTTTGCCCTCGGCCTGGGCCTGGCCCACCATCGCCTCACCCTCCTGCTCCTGCCTGCCGCCGCCGTCTTCGTCCTTTGGGGAGGCCCCGGCCTGCTCCGCCGCCCGCGCGCCTGGCTGACGCCCGCCCTGGCCCTGCTCGCGCCGCTCTTGTTCTACGTCCTTCTGCCCCTGCGCAGCGCCACTGGCTCGCTCGACGGCAGTTACGCCCGCATCGGCTTCTGGGGTTGGGTCACGGGCGGCGGCTACAGCGCCTTCCTCGCCGGCAATCCCTTCGGCATCGACCGCGGCTTCGCCGACCTGGTCGCCATCGTCCTGGCTCAGTTTGGGATGCTGGGCGCGGTCATCGCCCTCCTGGGCTGGCCCACCTGGCAGATGCAACCGCGGCGCTTCGCCCTCCTGGGCCTCATCCTCCTGACCGACCTCGCCTTCGCCAGCCGCTACCTGGTGGCCGACATCGAAGTCTTCCTCCTGCCCGCCATCCTCGCCCTCTGCCTCTTTGTCGCCGTCGGCCTCACCGTTTTGTGGGACGCCGTTTCCGTCTACCTGACCGCCCTCGCCCGGCGTCTGCTCCCTTCCGTCTCCCCCCGCCGCTTCGTCGCCGCCCTCTCACTCCTGTTGCTGTTCTGGCCTCTGACCCTCGCTTGGGAGCGCCTGCCCGCCCAGGATCGCAGCCAACCGGCCGGGCTGGCCTGGGGCGTACACGATTTCGGCCTGGACATGCTTGACTATCTGCCCGCCAATGCCCGGCTGGTGGGGCTGTTGGGCGAGATGACCCTGGTCAGGTACTTCCAGCGCACCCAGAACCTGCGCCCGGATGTGCAAACCCAGGCCGCCGACCCCGAACCCGACCGCCTGGCCGCCATCGCCGCCGGTGTGGCCGGCGGCCAACCCACCTACACCACCCGCCCCCTCGCCGGTCTGGCCGAGGCTTTTAGCCTGGGCGCCGACGGGCCGCTGATCCGGGTTTGGCCGGCGGGAGAGGGCCAGGCCGGGGCCGGGCTACAAACGGTCGGGGCGCCACTGACGCCGGATATCAGCCTGGCCGGCTGGGACATCGCCCTTCGCCAGCCTGCCAGCGGCCCGGCCGCCCGGCTGCGGCTTGGCTGGCAGGTCGATGCCCCTCCCCCGGCCGATCTCAAAGTCTCGGCCCGCTTGCTGGCCCCCGATGGCGCCCTCCTCGCCCAGGCCGATGCCGTCCCCGTCCATGATGCCTACCCCACCAGCCGCTGGCGCACTGGGGAGATGATCGAGGACAGCTATGACCTGCCCCTGGCGGCGCTGCCTGATGGCCCAATGACGGTGCAGGTCATCCTCTACCGGCCACAAGATGGGAGCGAGGTGGCCCGCTGGGAGCAGAGCGGGATCGTGCTGGACGGCGGCGGAGTGGCGCCGTGAAGCGCCTGCGCGTCCTCTTCCTCAGCCACTGGTATCCCACCGCCGAAAATCCTGTCGCCGGCGTCTTCGTGCGCGAACATGCCCGCGCCGCCGCCCTGAATGATGAGGTCTGCGTTTTGCACGGGGCCGGGCCGAAGCAGGGAATGGCCGGCTTCTGGCAGATGGAGGAAGAGCGCGACCCGGCCTTGACCGCGGGCATCCCCACCTACCGCGTTTGGCACCGGCCCAAACCCTTGCCCGGCCTCACCAGCTTCCTCTACTTGTGGGCGATGCTGCGGGCAGCTTCCCGGCTGCGTCGCTCCGGCTTTCGCCCGGACGTTTTGCACGCCCACATCTACGAGGCCGGCGTCGTCGCCGTCATTCTGGGCTGGTGGTGGCGACTGCCGGTCGTGATCAGTGAGCATAGCTCTGACTTCCCGCGGCGAAGGCTGCCGCGCTGGCAGGTGTGGAAAGCGCGCTTTGCCTTTGGCCGCGCGACCAGAGTGTTGCCGGTCAGCCAGGCCCTGCAGAACGGCATCGAGCAGTACGGCATCCGGGCGAAGTTCGAGATCGTGCCCAATGCCGTCGATCCAGCCCTGTTCCACCCGCCCGACCGGCCCCGCGCGCCCCACGGCCCGGCCAGGCTGCTCTTCGTCGGCTCGCTGATCCCGGTCAAAGGCGTGCCCATCCTGCTGGAAGCGCTGGCCCGCGTCCGGCGCCAGCGCCAAGACTGGCGGCTCGACCTGATCGGCGACGGCGTCTGCCGGGCCGAATACGAGCAACTGGCAGCCGAGATGGGGCTGAGCGACCACGTCCGCTTTCATGGTCGCCAGAGCAAGCCCGATGTGGCGGCCTGGATGCGCCAGGCCGACCTGTTCATCTTGCCCAGCCTGTGGGAGAATGCCCCCTGCGTGATCGCCGAGGCGCAGGCCACGGGCCTGCCGGTGCTGGCCGCCGAAACCGGCGGCATCGTCGAGATGATCACGCCGGCGACCGGGCGGATGACCCCCGCTGGCGACGCCGATGCCCTGGCCGCCGTCATCGTCGTCATGTTGGACAGTCTTCCCACCTTCGACCCGGCCCTTATCACGGCCCAGGCCCGGCGCTACCACCTGGCCGAAGTCGGCCGGCAGCTGCACGAACTCTACTGGCGATGTCTGAATCCCTGAACCCTTACCATCCCCTCCCCCGCCCGGCCATGCAGCGCGGGCGTCAGGCGCTGGTGCTCGAGCGCAGCCGCGGCAAGCGCGTCTTGCATGTGGGCTGTGTAGATGCCGGCCTGCTGCACGAGCGTTTCGCCCGCGGCGAACTGATGCACCAGAAACTGTCCGCCGTCGCCAGCGAGCTGTGGGGCGTGGATGTGGACGCGGCCGGGATCGCATTCTTGCAGGAGCAGGGCTTCGGCAATCTGCTGGCAGGCGACATCTGCGAGCCAGAGACGCTGCGCCAACTGCGCGACCGCCCCTTCGACCTCATCATCGCCAGCGAGGTGGTAGAGCATCTCGCCAACCCCGGCGCTTTTCTCGAATCCGCCCGGCAGATCATGCGGCCCGGCCACACCGAACTGATCGTGACCGTCCCCAACGCTTTCAAGGTGGAGGCCCTGCTCTGGATGTTGCGCGGGGTCGAGTTGGTGCATCCCGACCACAACTACTGGTTCTCGTACCACACCGCCACCACCCTGATCGGCAAGAGCGGGCTGCAGGTGGGCGAGGTCTATCCCTACTCGTTGCAGCGGTGGGGCTGGCGCGGCCAGGGTCAGGCCGCTGCTCCCTCTGGCGGCGGGGGGACAGTCTCCTCGTCGCCGGCCCGCGGCTTGCCCTTTGCCCGCGCCCTCGGCTACGCCCGTTCGCTGCCCAAACGCCTGTTGGTCTCGTGGCTGTATAGGCGCTCGCCCTTCTTTGGCGATGGACTGATCGTCGTCGCCACCGTCCCCGAATCCTGGCCCAGTCAGCCCGCCGGATGAAAACCGTCCTCTTCATCGTCCACGACTACCCCCCCATCCGCACCGCCGGAACCGAGCGCGTGCTCAAATTTGCCCAACACCTGCCCGCTTTCGGCTATCGCCCGCTCATCCTCACCACCGCCCGCTACGGCAGCCTGCCGGACGACCCGGCGAACGGCATCTATCGCGCCGGCGACCTCGTCCACACACTGTTCTCGCCCTGGCGCCGCCGCTCCCGCACCCTTCCCGCCGAAGCCCAGGTCCAGATCGCCACCCTCGCCAGCCACAGTCTGTTCGGGCGGCTGCGCGACCAGTGGATGGCGCCCGACACCAAGCTGGGCTGGCTGCTCCCGGCCGTCCGCCTGGGCCAGGATCTGATCGCCCAACACCGGCCCGCCCTCTTGTTCTCCAGTTCCCCGCCCGAAACCGCCCATCTCATCGCCCGGCGGCTAAGCCGCAGCAGCGGCCTGCCCTGGGTGGCCGATCTGCGCGATGGCTGGCTGTTCGAGCCGCCCAATCCGGCCCTGCGGCAGGCGGGTTGGCGGCGATGGTGGGAAGGCCGGATGGAGCGAGATGTCGTTGGACAGGCCGCCGCCGTCGTCGCCGCCACCGACCCCATCACCGCCGACCTGCGCCGGCGCTATCCCCACGCCGCGGCCATCACCATCACCAACGGCTACGACGAGGCCGAATTCGCCGGCCTGGCGCGACAACGCCGGCCCGATGGCCGCTTTCTGCTCGTCTACACCGGCTCGCTTGCGGCCAGCCGCGCCGGCACCA is a genomic window containing:
- a CDS encoding aminodeoxychorismate/anthranilate synthase component II, encoding MIAIIDNYDSFTYNLVQYLGELGAELRVWRNDQVTPDEIAALNPTHIVISPGPGTPGNDSGVSNDIIRAFYQSTPLLGVCLGHQCMGHVFGGVVARAPRLMHGKVSPVYHTDDALFDGLPSPFSATRYHSLIVQEPLPADFILTAFTAEGEVMGMKHRRYPCYGVQFHPESILTEGGKRMLANFLQIQKPQARD
- a CDS encoding Mut7-C RNAse domain-containing protein; the encoded protein is MPETAANAPPLLIDAMLGSLARRLRWLGYDADYRRDLADAEMMRIARQEGRVLVTRDRELAGQRGWAGSRGSLYLAGDTLDEQVKTILAALGPPPGPSRCTVCNGALLRLDPAQAAPLVPPYVAATQTEFARCQRCGRVYWPGTHWPGLQAWREDAATASTSSLESEEGEEV
- a CDS encoding DUF2723 domain-containing protein, producing the protein MTRRMTRRLPPLLLFLLGLALYVATLAPTVVTLFDDSLEFQLVLPTFAIAHPTGYPLYTLLGWLTTRLIPIGDAAWRANFFSALAASVAVALLYPVARRLGSGVMPAIVAALLLAVSPVWWSQATIAEVYTFQGLLTVFVLFALLRWDEARGPERDRRLILVAFALGLGLAHHRLTLLLLPAAAVFVLWGGPGLLRRPRAWLTPALALLAPLLFYVLLPLRSATGSLDGSYARIGFWGWVTGGGYSAFLAGNPFGIDRGFADLVAIVLAQFGMLGAVIALLGWPTWQMQPRRFALLGLILLTDLAFASRYLVADIEVFLLPAILALCLFVAVGLTVLWDAVSVYLTALARRLLPSVSPRRFVAALSLLLLFWPLTLAWERLPAQDRSQPAGLAWGVHDFGLDMLDYLPANARLVGLLGEMTLVRYFQRTQNLRPDVQTQAADPEPDRLAAIAAGVAGGQPTYTTRPLAGLAEAFSLGADGPLIRVWPAGEGQAGAGLQTVGAPLTPDISLAGWDIALRQPASGPAARLRLGWQVDAPPPADLKVSARLLAPDGALLAQADAVPVHDAYPTSRWRTGEMIEDSYDLPLAALPDGPMTVQVILYRPQDGSEVARWEQSGIVLDGGGVAP
- a CDS encoding glycosyltransferase, yielding MKRLRVLFLSHWYPTAENPVAGVFVREHARAAALNDEVCVLHGAGPKQGMAGFWQMEEERDPALTAGIPTYRVWHRPKPLPGLTSFLYLWAMLRAASRLRRSGFRPDVLHAHIYEAGVVAVILGWWWRLPVVISEHSSDFPRRRLPRWQVWKARFAFGRATRVLPVSQALQNGIEQYGIRAKFEIVPNAVDPALFHPPDRPRAPHGPARLLFVGSLIPVKGVPILLEALARVRRQRQDWRLDLIGDGVCRAEYEQLAAEMGLSDHVRFHGRQSKPDVAAWMRQADLFILPSLWENAPCVIAEAQATGLPVLAAETGGIVEMITPATGRMTPAGDADALAAVIVVMLDSLPTFDPALITAQARRYHLAEVGRQLHELYWRCLNP
- a CDS encoding class I SAM-dependent methyltransferase, coding for MSESLNPYHPLPRPAMQRGRQALVLERSRGKRVLHVGCVDAGLLHERFARGELMHQKLSAVASELWGVDVDAAGIAFLQEQGFGNLLAGDICEPETLRQLRDRPFDLIIASEVVEHLANPGAFLESARQIMRPGHTELIVTVPNAFKVEALLWMLRGVELVHPDHNYWFSYHTATTLIGKSGLQVGEVYPYSLQRWGWRGQGQAAAPSGGGGTVSSSPARGLPFARALGYARSLPKRLLVSWLYRRSPFFGDGLIVVATVPESWPSQPAG
- a CDS encoding glycosyltransferase, coding for MKTVLFIVHDYPPIRTAGTERVLKFAQHLPAFGYRPLILTTARYGSLPDDPANGIYRAGDLVHTLFSPWRRRSRTLPAEAQVQIATLASHSLFGRLRDQWMAPDTKLGWLLPAVRLGQDLIAQHRPALLFSSSPPETAHLIARRLSRSSGLPWVADLRDGWLFEPPNPALRQAGWRRWWEGRMERDVVGQAAAVVAATDPITADLRRRYPHAAAITITNGYDEAEFAGLARQRRPDGRFLLVYTGSLAASRAGTSPDAFFQALARHRQEQPSTPLCVRIVGNISAAEQAAAQALGDMVEFLPAVSRRQAHQHQLDADALLLITAPGQRSVATLKLFEYIRAGAPILALADDNAAAAIVQADDLGITVPPDDPAAIAAALASLMQRCRGENRWPGFAAAQARYERRQLTAQLAACFDTLR